AATCAATGCTGAAACCTGAAGGAAAGACCagatatttatttctatttgatAGGTGTACAAACAGTAGAaaacaaacaataatattttaccttcgtctgaagattttttttttttttttttaacggtaATCGTCTGAAGATTATAATCACCTTACAATTGAAAAGCTCTgcctttaaaacaaaacactatCCAAGTGAAGttggaattttaaaaacatatcagGACACACTCAACTGGTAAGTTAGCAGTAACAACAAGATTATAGAAGTTTTTCAAAAGCATATTTACAAGAAGCTGCCAGAACTAACCTGTCTAGAGGGGAGCAACCTTGCAGTCCAGCCTTCAATCTCTTTGACGCCTACATCAAAACGAGGACTAATAACGCCACATTTGTTTAGCCTTCCATTAAGTTCGACAACAATTTTACCAGACCTGTGGTCGTCAACATACTCAAACTCTCCAATGTAACCTATATGGCAACATAAAGAAACCTTACgtaataatttcttaaaatgttcgagtccaaaaataaacaaagaatcAAAGCGACTTTATATCTACTATACCATGCTTCTGCATAACAAGGAGGAATTTGATTATCACTTTTGAGGATGGCCTGATCATGACCTGGCGTTTCCCACGTTTCTCAGCATTGTACATGCTCTTAAGGGCATCATTCAAAACACTAACTCGCACCATCGTTGCTGCTAGGTATTGGAATGATACAACAAAGCTTTAGCAAGCATCCATATATGGTACAAGAtcgaaaatgattgaaaaataattgacatTGCCTTCAATAATTGTCtccactaatttttttctttttaggtaaaaataagaattttcttCACCATTTAGCCAATTAGACAAACAAGTCATGCTACTAATTGATCTTACACTTTTTTTACACCCCTTTCCTTTCGGTGGGTAGAGCCATGAAATCTCATTCTAACTCGTTAACGACAATGTATTTGCACAACAACTCTCAAATGTTCCTAAAAGAAACATAAACAGACTAGCAACAAACAATGACAAACTGTCTGCAGTTTCAAAGAAACCGTTCCCAAACCAATCATTCACAGTCCAAACCCTGTGGCttaacaaatgaattcaagcaAATGGGCCAATCTTTTACATCATTTTGCGCATCCGATACATGAAGTAATCTTTTTcaggaaatttataaaaaaaatgcaaaatactcataaatctttttttatataggtaaaatCACCCATATAAATCTTTTTGCTGAGCACGCattgaaaacgaaaaaaaatagatcatgtatttcatatttttctttcaccaGCTCTCTGAGTTAGTTGTGGTCTAATCCACTAATCAGAAAGCCAGTTTTAGATTGAAACTCTTATGTTCTTTCCGATTTCCCAACCTTTTTCTAGCAACCAAACAAGCCAAAATCTCAACCAAAAGCACGgataactaaaagaaaaatcccggtaacaagaaaaggaaacaaaaacacGTGTTAGTATTCGTTTTTGGGTGGTTCTTGCATACCGTATAGGAAGCAAAGTGTTGATCAGCGGAGGCGCCTCCAAGACCCAAGTGCTTTAGGGTTTCTTAGCTGCCTCGAGGGAGATCATGTGTTGAGAACCGCGGAACTATATTCGGTTTGGAACAAGTGCAGTAAATTACTAAATTGCCCCTATAAAAATCGCTCTGGATAATTTGGGCCTATTCTTCGTGCCCGGTTCAACTCAACTGAGCCGAATTCTCGATTACCATCAATGGGCTAAAAACCGCAGTGCTCATCAAACCATTCATGTCTAGGGGtttcttcaattattattaccaaaaaaaattaagaaaaagtagGTTAAAGTTGGGtgattattaaaattatgtaaatatgaaataatcaatatttttttatcttcattaaTTTAATTCCAAACCCATGAAAATTATTCGTGGAATCTGTTTCATCCTTAATTTGCCGCttgaatatataatagtattgtTAAATATTGTAGTTGATTGAAGAGATTGCTgcttatatatagtatatatattaccatTATAAATCTAGGGGATTAAGGTTAATTTGGATATCCTGATTTTAATATCATACATGCaatgataatttatatattttcctgGGAAAGAgtcaaacatgttttttttattattaaaatatatctaaacttaaTTGGTTTTGCATGGGAAAAAACAGTACTATTAGACTAGAagtacacatgcatgcatgagacgaggattccatgcatgcatgatcaacTCATAGAGATAATACGTACAATCCTAAACCGACAAACTAATTTGACCTCTTAAATTTCAATATGGTCAaccatgatcatgatcatgtacgtTTGAGATTCTGATCTTTTCAACGtccattttaatattaatgacaattttcttaaaaacaaaaaaaaattatattaatgggTTCAAGTGATCATCTTCATATATAAAcggtacaatatatataattaaatatatgagacAGATTGTACCCATGCATTATTATTCTTATCCATCAAagttagtattattattatgtcaTCGATAAGATTGATATCAGTTTATGATTCTCTGCACCGATTTCACTTTGTGATATTCATAAACTGATCTTCGCATGCATATTCATGATTAGGCTCGATCTGGAATAGCTTTCTAACTAGTAAGGATACCACTAAAGTACTGTAAAGATCAGTACCATTAACCTTTGATCTGAACATTGATTTAGTCTtgacaaaccaaaaaaaaaaaaaagagggatttCATCATCAACTTCGCACAGATAATACAAACCATAACTGACAATTAACTGACGATCATGATGATTTGACCTCTTAAATTTCAATTTGGTCAACCATGCTTAAATGGTCATGGTTGGAATTCTAATTAATTCAACGCCCACATCCGATTCGCGGATTATTTCCTTGATCAGAACAAAGCTTTACAGCTTCTTGGCTTTCACAATCATGCGTATTATAAAGTAAACAGtgccttatatataatttcttatatataaaaccatTATCTTTGTAATATAAATTCAACGTTTGTATCCTGATCTTTCTAATTGTCTTCCCTCAGAGCAGCAGTAGtaactaatattaattaatataaaaatacatatttctctttataaaatacTTAATGGAAAGAGTGAgttaattctttataaaatttaagatgagtttgttTCTAAATCGTGTGAGACTTCTCAACACGCTCCTCACGTGTGGGTCGGTATTTTCGATACCATCATCATGAGTAGGTCGCAGGAGCTCATCATCAGTCATAGGTTAACTTGTTCTAGAAACActtatttttctctataaaaaGTCTAATAAGAGaagtaaaataatttcttataaagtttataatgaatttattctCAAATCGTGTGGGACTTCTCAACAATTAAATTAGTGTAAATTATATGTTGAATGGGAATGAGACATATTTGTTGGGTTGAAAATGCTTTAAATTAAAACGATTTCTTTATTGTGGTAGGTTGCTGCAGGCACATTGACCCTCGATTGCAGTAAGGATTCCAAGTGTCACATATATGTGTGTACTGGTAATtcatcagcatatatatataacacaagaGCTGACTTTAGagttaatattattctatagtACTTCAAACTAAGGAGTGACTGAGCCAATAATAACATAAGATCGATATATTATCTATAATGTAATAGAGatttcaagattaaaaaaacaaaacaaaacaaaacatggcCGTGTTTAATTAGGTACTAGGTAATTGATAGTCGTTACGCGCGCGTGGACATTAATAATACAGGTTTTGATTGAATATATACGAGAATACGGCAGATCCCGGCAAAGCCCATGATCATGAAGACAAACAGAAAACTTGCTGCTTGacttttagttttatatatactagtcaatcatttaaaaatgataagCTAATTTAATTGCAATCATAATAATTAAACTTAGTTTTATACAATTAAGTTCAACATTTTGCTAGCTATTTCATGTGTTCTGTATTTCTATTTTACTAAATCccaaaaaaactaattataattagaaagcTAACCAGAAGTTTGGAAATCTGATTTGGACTGCATAGTGATTACTGAGCCGTATTAGCGATAGTTTGGTAAATAGTAGTGTTACATGATGTACttagttataatttttacttatatttttacttacaagattcattttattatttttgttttgaaattcaaattttaaatctcaaatttcataattttcaacatatcatcaATAACTAACACGTGTagaagtaagtttttttgtaaattttttcttaagtacaaatagcatttttctttggtAAATGAATGGTGCTA
This window of the Juglans regia cultivar Chandler chromosome 12, Walnut 2.0, whole genome shotgun sequence genome carries:
- the LOC109019296 gene encoding 40S ribosomal protein S15a-1 yields the protein MVRVSVLNDALKSMYNAEKRGKRQVMIRPSSKVIIKFLLVMQKHGYIGEFEYVDDHRSGKIVVELNGRLNKCGVISPRFDVGVKEIEGWTARLLPSRQFGYIVLTTSAGIMDHEEARRKNVGGKVLGFFY